Part of the Citrus sinensis cultivar Valencia sweet orange chromosome 2, DVS_A1.0, whole genome shotgun sequence genome, CGTTCATCCAGTATTCCACCTCCCATCATGTTTCGAGCTTCCTCTCTGATCAAAACAAGCCGTGCAAGTAGCTTTCTATCCGGAACAACTGGTCGAGTTTCCATTGTCTGCATAAGTTTCAAATCACAAGAGAAAAATTGGGGAAAAACATAATGAAGACATTTACTGAACCCATAATTCGAACAgccaattgaaaaaaatgtgttcGCTGAACTTAGAGTCAATGGTAGAATGCTTGATACAGAACAAACTTTACATGACTTCCAACTAAAGACTCTCAAACTGTAAATTTTGAGCTACATCACTAGCTCTTCCATGATGAATCTTTATTGcaacaataatgattaaaacTCATTTTTAGCAAGCTAACTTACATTTGGTGTTAAATGTGATgcatttttcatatttatcatTGTACAAATCTTCACATTTAAATGCCCGATGAATAGGCTAACCactttctcatttattttgttatttgagCATGCAACAAACAAGGAGGTATTTAAATTGTTACTCTTGTCTAATTCTTTTGAACTCTCTGCCTAAATTCTACTGCTTCAAGAACCCAGACATCTAAGTCAGAGCGGTAGTCCTACAAAGGAAGATTCAGGAATGCCAGTAAATATCAGCAAACAACTGTAATTAATGTGATGAACTCAACTGCCTATCAGGAAAAAGggatttcaatttatattccTGAGATGCAAGGGGTAGAGATTGCTAACGATCATGAAAGAGAGTTGTAACagcaaaaagaagaagttttAAAACACACAATGCACAATTTGAAATATGCAACAATGGTATAACTTATGAGAAAAGAACAGAGTAGTTTCTGAATTAATTACCTCTAGCAAGTCATCAGCCTGGTTAGCTATATCATTGAGATTTGCACAGGGAAGATGAACTTTGAGCCCATTCTCACCTTTAAAGATGCCCCCACCAGCAGCCACTCGGCGCATCAATTCATGTCTGCTATCTTTTTGGGGAGTTCTGCAGAGAAGGCCAATCACTTGAACCTATACAGAgaaatcaaattattgaatGCATGggttataatttgaattagcTTTCAAATCGATAATTAGAATATGTAACCGGTATACAGAAACTTCCTAACATGTGGTGGACACTTTTTGGTAAGATGTGATAATACAGTCTCCTTGACCACCTCCAACAGAGCCTTGCGCTTCAGAGGCAACAAATAAACAGTCAAAAACCATTTCTAAGTTCCAAGTAATCATAAAACTAAACAAAGTATATGATATGTGTCAGCAACAAAACACAGAGAATCATTGCAATGACTAAAAACCATGCAAGCAGGAAAGGTGACATGGAAAATACGACTTAAATCATGCATAGAACAGGATGTTGTTTGTCAACCATATTCTAATATCAGTAAAATGGCTATGGACCAGTTCCTTGAAAACATAGCCCTAATTGTATATGTCCATCAATAAGGAAGTCCACCCGTAAAGTTAATAACAACTCATACTCATACAACTTCCATGGTATGAAACTTTCGTTCTCAAAAACTTTCAAAAAAGTACCAAATTGGAAACATCTTCCAATCATTTTTAAGCAGCTACAGAAGGCAAATAAGGACACATAATAAAATACCAATCAGCCATAAAGTAGGAATAGCAAATATTGTTAGAAGAAGACGTATAATTTGCATTCCAGTTTACCCTGAATACGAAAAAAGTACTCAAACCATATGATTTGGGTCGTTAGCCTTccattaaaattacattaagaATGTTGAAAATCGCAGTTTCAAGCACTATACATGAGCAAAAATTATACCTTATCATCTTGGTCATTTTCAGCTTGCTGGATCATGTAATCCAGAGCCATCATAAAGCCAGGCTCCATCTCATCAACTCTTTTACCTATAACTCCTTGCGCCGTCAATTCCACAGCCACCTCCGCAGACGCTTCATCCATGTTCATATTTTCCAGCTGTAGCCACATATTATAAAGACAGAATAATTCGTttaattgttcatttttggaaaaaagagAATTGATTGATGAGCTGAGAGTAATAAATGAAAACTCACCAGCGTAATCATCTCTTGAAGCACAGAGGTGACTTGCTCACCTCCTTTGAGTATAGCTTCGTACTGGGCATTATTCATTTCTTGGTCTCCATTTATGTGTTGCTTCCGTCGGGTCCTGTCAGTTCTGTCTTGCAAGTCCAGCTCTTCATCTGGGAAACCTCCACCCACTACATAGCTGCTGCAAAAGGTCACTAACTGATTCTTCTCCGTCGGTTGTTTGAGTTGCCGTTGACACAGCTGCTGATTGTGTTGAGATGTGAATGAAATCCAAGAAGAAGCGAAATCATTTGGAGCTGTAGAAGCTAAAGATAATGGAATCAACCGGACGGACGCCTGCAACATTTCGTAACTTGCTACTGCTCCCGGGGTTCTGGGTTTTTGGGTAGACAAcaatataacattaattagTTAAGACAGTGAAATTAtcgtttaattttcttttgaaaaaataaataaataaacgacGTCGCTGAAGACCAAACAACGAGCTCGTGATCAACCCGTAAGTCGATTAAGGAATTTACAACAAAGTCCCTAACCAACCAAACACGGAGTAAAAACTAATAAGGTTTGAAGGCCGTTAGGAAAACAGAAAACTGCCCCTTTGATTCTCCAAGGCTTAGTTGGGAAAACGATTTCACGTTTTTGGGTGAATATTCCGTTTCCATATGCTTAGCGGTAGGAATTAGGAAGTAGAAAGAAACGGTCACCTCCTCCACTTTAATCCAGGGTTAACAATGCCAGAGACGAGCGGCTTTGAAAGAGTTGAGGAATAATGTTGATACCAAATCGGGGGAGACGAATCGTAGGGCTTGTGAGTGGGGGCTTCTTCGCTGGGTACAAAATGTCTTCTTTTATGCGCATTAGTTGATTTAGTTCAAAAATCGATAATTGCAGCCGCCGACTGTCGGAGTATAATCCACTACCACATGGTTAAAAGTCATAGGCAGTGATGGTAAATTGTGGGCCAGACCTTTTTAAGTTTATGCCCAAATTCAAGTTATTGGTAACAAGGCCAAGGGGCCTAGTTCGAGTATGGATAAGCTTAggcttcaattaattttttaatgaagttaaaaaaacattAGATTAAAGATAGTTA contains:
- the LOC102624744 gene encoding protein PEP-RELATED DEVELOPMENT ARRESTED 1, chloroplastic, which gives rise to MLQASVRLIPLSLASTAPNDFASSWISFTSQHNQQLCQRQLKQPTEKNQLVTFCSSYVVGGGFPDEELDLQDRTDRTRRKQHINGDQEMNNAQYEAILKGGEQVTSVLQEMITLLENMNMDEASAEVAVELTAQGVIGKRVDEMEPGFMMALDYMIQQAENDQDDKRKALLEVVKETVLSHLTKKCPPHVQVIGLLCRTPQKDSRHELMRRVAAGGGIFKGENGLKVHLPCANLNDIANQADDLLETMETRPVVPDRKLLARLVLIREEARNMMGGGILDERNDRGFNTLPESEVNFLTKLVALKPGKTVGEMIKNVMLGKGEGADNDVGDQTSADRNSSGIAGRGSVTGKKPLPVRPGMFLETVTKVLGGIYSGNVPGITAQHLEWVHQKTLQVLQEIAF